A window of the Deinococcus malanensis genome harbors these coding sequences:
- a CDS encoding CobW family GTP-binding protein, whose amino-acid sequence MIPGHLKTPVTIVTGFLGSGKTTLLNNLLSQTHDRTLAVIVNEFGEVSIDAPLLDTREQGVELHDVHGGLLAYGGEGDAFARTLRALQSRRHTFDHVLIETSGLAVPTAIMVTLETPEFAGDFALDATLVVVDTPLLLEGAFQAQTDEAASRVFDAQLEYADVAVLNKIDSLDDAQLLQAEADVRHRAPRVRFLELAYGARLDTQLTLGLNLHGSRRSAAHQAPVSGTPGDLSVPLHDHTSLDGHSHGDLDAHVHSLSTHQHFHEHDPGWQSFRLTSDEVQNVPELLRTVQNVARVFPVLRVKGFVNATDGSRYALQAVRSRVETDPAPARAGAPNELIFIGYHISRKKVTEALQKALPQRWA is encoded by the coding sequence ATGATCCCTGGACATCTGAAAACCCCTGTCACTATCGTTACCGGCTTTCTGGGCAGCGGCAAAACCACGTTGCTCAACAACCTGCTTTCCCAGACGCACGACCGCACGCTGGCCGTGATCGTCAACGAATTTGGCGAGGTCAGCATCGACGCGCCGCTGCTGGACACCCGTGAACAGGGCGTCGAGCTGCATGACGTGCACGGCGGACTGCTGGCCTACGGCGGTGAAGGTGACGCCTTCGCCCGCACGCTCCGGGCGCTGCAGTCCCGGCGGCACACTTTCGACCACGTGCTGATCGAGACCAGCGGTCTGGCGGTGCCTACCGCCATCATGGTCACGCTGGAAACGCCTGAGTTTGCCGGTGACTTCGCCCTGGACGCCACGCTGGTGGTGGTCGACACGCCGCTGCTGCTGGAAGGGGCCTTCCAGGCACAGACCGACGAGGCCGCCTCCCGGGTGTTCGACGCGCAGCTGGAGTACGCCGACGTTGCGGTTCTGAACAAGATTGACAGCCTGGACGACGCACAGTTGCTGCAGGCCGAGGCCGACGTGCGCCACCGCGCCCCGCGCGTGCGCTTCCTGGAACTGGCGTACGGCGCCAGGCTCGACACCCAGCTGACCCTGGGCCTGAACCTGCACGGCTCCAGGCGCAGCGCGGCCCATCAGGCGCCGGTCAGTGGCACGCCCGGTGACCTGTCGGTGCCGCTGCACGACCACACCAGCCTCGACGGTCACTCGCACGGCGACCTGGACGCGCACGTGCACAGCCTCAGCACCCATCAGCACTTCCATGAGCACGATCCCGGCTGGCAGTCCTTCCGCCTGACGAGTGACGAGGTCCAGAACGTTCCTGAACTGCTGCGCACAGTGCAGAACGTAGCCCGTGTGTTTCCGGTGCTGCGTGTCAAAGGCTTCGTCAACGCAACGGACGGCAGCCGGTACGCGTTGCAGGCCGTGCGCTCGCGCGTGGAGACGGACCCGGCTCCCGCCCGGGCCGGCGCTCCCAACGAGCTGATCTTTATCGGCTATCACATCAGCCGCAAAAAGGTCACCGAGGCCCTGCAGAAAGCCCTGCCGCAACGGTGGGCCTGA
- the cobJ gene encoding precorrin-3B C(17)-methyltransferase codes for MNGEMKETWAAAGSPAAHLTAGQPDPGAFGQSVAPAGRKGKLSLVSVGPGTLELVPERARRALQEAEVIVAYDLYLKWVRPLLGTQEILTPPLTQEKYRAELAIQKAREGYRVALVSSGDIGIYAMAGLVFEDLPVEPGSPESDFEVEVIPGITSATACASLLGSPLTHDFATLSLSDLLCPWEWIEHRARHIAQADLACVLYNVQSKTRQEGVYRVLRLMLQHKGPDTVCGVVRNAYREDQEVRVTTLSELLDQSFDMLTTIVIGNRFTTRKGRWMYTPRGYNDWQAGAETPDASSRAPEARALPSGAVWVFAGTRDGSALAVQLAEAGEQVVLSVASDLGARVAPSHPNLSLYSGPGGMEARRRALTGARAVVDATHPYAVAITAQVQTLTAELGLPYLRYERPSAVPDDRSGIHLVPDFEAAARAASAYSRVFLATGSKDLDTFMRAAPGAEVFVRLTPQPQVIERALDLGIHPANLCAMVGPFTREFNTAQWRAWNIGAVVTKDSGDEGGFPAKLAAARDLGVPLIVVQRPPAVSGAMHDARDVLAAVKQL; via the coding sequence ATGAACGGAGAAATGAAAGAAACCTGGGCAGCCGCAGGCAGCCCCGCAGCGCACCTCACGGCCGGGCAGCCTGACCCCGGAGCCTTCGGGCAAAGCGTTGCACCGGCAGGACGCAAGGGGAAACTCAGTTTGGTCTCCGTGGGTCCCGGAACGCTGGAACTGGTGCCCGAACGCGCCCGGCGGGCGCTGCAGGAAGCCGAGGTCATCGTCGCCTATGACCTGTATCTGAAGTGGGTGCGGCCCCTGCTGGGCACGCAGGAAATCCTGACGCCGCCCCTGACCCAGGAAAAATACCGCGCGGAACTGGCCATCCAGAAAGCCCGCGAAGGATACCGGGTGGCTCTGGTCAGCTCGGGCGATATCGGCATTTACGCGATGGCGGGGCTGGTGTTCGAGGATCTGCCGGTTGAACCCGGCAGCCCGGAATCTGACTTTGAGGTCGAGGTTATTCCGGGAATCACCTCCGCCACAGCCTGCGCGTCCCTGCTGGGCTCGCCGCTGACCCACGACTTTGCCACCCTGAGCCTCTCGGATCTGCTGTGCCCCTGGGAGTGGATCGAGCACCGCGCGCGCCACATCGCGCAGGCTGATCTGGCGTGCGTGCTGTACAACGTCCAGAGCAAAACCCGCCAGGAGGGTGTGTACCGGGTCCTGCGCCTGATGCTGCAGCACAAGGGCCCCGACACAGTCTGCGGCGTGGTTCGCAACGCCTACCGCGAGGACCAGGAGGTGCGGGTCACCACCCTCTCGGAACTGCTGGACCAGAGTTTCGACATGCTGACCACCATCGTGATCGGCAACCGCTTCACCACCCGAAAAGGACGCTGGATGTACACCCCGCGCGGGTACAACGACTGGCAGGCGGGCGCCGAGACCCCTGACGCCAGCTCCCGGGCACCCGAGGCCAGGGCGCTTCCCTCGGGTGCCGTGTGGGTGTTTGCCGGCACCCGCGACGGCAGCGCCCTGGCCGTGCAGCTGGCCGAGGCCGGCGAGCAGGTGGTGCTGAGTGTCGCCTCGGATCTGGGAGCCCGCGTGGCCCCCAGTCACCCGAATCTCAGCCTGTACAGCGGCCCCGGAGGCATGGAGGCCCGCCGGCGAGCGCTGACCGGAGCCAGGGCCGTGGTGGACGCCACCCATCCTTACGCTGTGGCCATCACCGCTCAGGTCCAGACGCTGACAGCCGAGCTGGGGCTGCCCTACCTGCGTTACGAGCGGCCCAGCGCCGTGCCGGACGACCGCAGTGGAATCCACCTCGTGCCGGACTTCGAGGCCGCGGCCCGCGCCGCCTCTGCCTACAGCCGGGTGTTCCTGGCCACCGGCAGCAAGGACCTGGACACCTTCATGCGTGCCGCGCCCGGGGCTGAGGTCTTCGTGCGCCTGACCCCGCAGCCTCAGGTGATCGAGCGTGCCCTGGACCTGGGCATTCACCCGGCGAACCTCTGCGCCATGGTCGGGCCCTTCACCCGGGAGTTCAATACCGCGCAGTGGCGGGCCTGGAACATCGGCGCGGTGGTCACCAAGGACAGCGGAGACGAAGGCGGTTTTCCCGCGAAGCTGGCCGCCGCCCGCGACCTGGGCGTGCCCCTGATCGTCGTGCAGCGCCCACCGGCTGTCAGTGGCGCCATGCACGACGCCCGCGATGTTCTTGCGGCTGTGAAACAACTCTGA